One Atribacterota bacterium genomic region harbors:
- a CDS encoding sugar ABC transporter permease codes for MKREKGNVFVIPAIIWIFTFTIFPLVYSFRVSISRISYGKITGFAGLSNYVRMFGDYRFWGTLRFTLIFVSISVVATTFLGLGLALVFNRKMRGLKVFRSLLTMPLFTAPVALGYLGVMMFYEENGPVNVLLKYLGMGKVPWLSHPWWATLAVCMVDVWQWTPFAFIILLAGLQSISDEIYEAAVIDTSSGWTVFRYVTLPLISPVLGTVLMLRLVDAFKIFDVPFSLTSGGPGTATRTLTFYIYTQGLRNFDLGYASAMAYFLLAITMMIGMLFFRRYRELYE; via the coding sequence ATGAAGAGAGAAAAGGGCAATGTCTTTGTTATACCGGCAATCATCTGGATTTTTACGTTTACCATTTTTCCGCTGGTTTATTCGTTTCGGGTCAGCATATCCCGGATATCCTATGGAAAGATTACTGGTTTTGCTGGGTTGAGTAATTACGTGCGCATGTTTGGTGATTACCGCTTCTGGGGTACTCTTCGTTTCACCTTGATTTTTGTTTCGATTAGCGTCGTGGCCACTACTTTTTTGGGGCTTGGTTTGGCCCTGGTTTTCAACCGTAAGATGCGAGGGTTGAAGGTTTTTCGTTCTCTTCTTACCATGCCTCTTTTTACGGCTCCTGTGGCTCTCGGCTATCTGGGGGTAATGATGTTCTACGAAGAGAATGGTCCGGTTAATGTTCTCCTGAAATATCTGGGGATGGGTAAGGTTCCTTGGCTTTCTCATCCCTGGTGGGCAACGTTAGCCGTTTGTATGGTGGATGTTTGGCAATGGACTCCTTTTGCTTTTATCATTCTTCTGGCTGGTTTGCAGTCCATTTCAGATGAAATTTATGAAGCGGCGGTTATCGATACATCCTCTGGTTGGACAGTCTTTCGTTATGTTACCTTGCCCCTGATTTCTCCAGTTCTGGGAACGGTATTGATGCTTCGGTTGGTGGATGCATTTAAAATTTTTGACGTTCCTTTCAGTTTGACCAGTGGTGGGCCAGGTACTGCAACGCGAACTTTAACCTTTTATATTTATACCCAGGGGTTACGGAACTTCGACCTGGGGTATGCCAGTGCCATGGCGTATTTCCTTTTAGCAATTACCATGATGATTGGGATGCTCTTCTTCCGTCGATATAGAGAGCTCTACGAGTAA